Part of the Natrinema caseinilyticum genome is shown below.
TGGATACCGATCTCGGAATGTTCACCGTTCGAGGAGAGTGAACGCTCGGGGCCTGGTCGAACGACGCGATCGATCACCCGCGTGTTGCTGCCGAGAACGACGTCGAATCGATGTACATGCGCCGTTCAGCTATCGATCACCGGCCCTCGAACTCCGGCTCGTAATCGTCTTCTGCGAACGCTCGTGCACCCTTCTCAAAGTCCTCCGTGGCGAACAACGGCTCGACGAGGCGTCGGTCGTACTTTCGGCCCTCCGCTAGTCCGACTTCCGTCGCCGCGCGAGCCGAGTCTTTGATCGCTTGAACGGCGAGCGGCGGCTTCGATGCGATCGTTTCGGCGAATTCTCGAGTGGCGCCGTCGAGGTCGTCGCCGTAGACGCGGTTAACGAGTTCGAGTTCGCTGGCTCGCTCCGCGGAGATATGGTCGCCGGTCATCGCAATCTCCATCGCGACTGATGGATTGTTCAGCCGACTGATGAACTGCGCGCCACCGGCCCCAGGAATGATCCCGAGGTCGACTTCCGGAAGCCCGAACCGAGCATCTTCGTGAGCGAACCGGAAGTCGCAACTCATCGCGGTCTCGAAGCCGCCGCCCAGACAGTAGCCGCGAATCTTCGCGATGACAGGGACGGGGAAGTCGCTGATGAACTCGTAGTGCTCACGATCGGACCTCGCGCCGGCGGCGTCTCCGCTGAACTCGGTTATGTCCGCACCGGCACAGAAGTTGCCGTCCGCGCCCTCGATAATAACAGCGCGCAGGACCACACCATCGTCGGCGTCGTTCTCTGCTTCGAGGCGCCGCAGTCCGCCAACGATGTCTTTTCGAAGTTGGTCGCTCAGCGCGTTCAGCGCATCGGGACGGTTCAGCGTTAGGTGTCCGATCCCGGTCTCTTCGTCGAACTGCACGATGGTCGTGTCGAATTCGTCTCGCATATCTTAACCGTCGACGGACGACCGTATAGTTGTTCTCGTAGACGAATTATCGTCGATCGTACTAAATGAGCCACACAACGTTTACCTCGAAGTCGGGTGCATAATCGCAAGGGAAGTGAGACGGATCGATAGACGAGGTTCTGTGGTGTGCAATACCTGACCAATAGCTTGGCGGAGCAAGACCACAGTCAATCTGGCCATCCATATCCTGTCACTCCGCTCCGCCTACCGATTCTCCGATGACGATGAGCGGGTAGTCGAGGGGTGTGAGCAGGTCATCTGCCGAAGTAGATAGTACATCTATTGGAAAACTATCGTCCCTGTGATGATAATCACTACTTAGATACATAGTGTTACCGTTTGTCAAGCAAGTATTCCGAGAAGATGTTAACACCCTAAGGCAGTTATTTGACGATATCAAAGAGAGAGTGATACTCTCAGAAAACTACTTGTTTTGGATATTGTAGGGTACGACCACTCAACAAGATTCATGAGAGACCTTTTGGTCGACAAGCACCTTCCCACTGGGGACACAGGGCAGGGAAATAGACGGAATTCCCGGTGAACTACTCCGCCCTACCGCGCTCGGGCCTCCCCGGCCCTCGCTTGGTAAGGACGGGGCTTCCTGTTTCTGTGTCGGAACGTGCAGGAACAGCCCCTACAGCGTCCACGAGGCGCTCCGCGTCTCGTGCGGCCCGGCAGAACGCCGTTGGCGTTCTGCGGACGGTTCCAGACTCCGCAGACGACTTCCCCTTGCGGGCGGTTTGGAGTGTCCCACTCCTACCGAATCGACACTCGGTCACAACCGACGCTGCACACTTGTTGTTACGTTTGAACAACGCCGGAAGCGTGATGAGCGTCTTACAGATGTACGTCCCGACTCAGTCGTCCTCGAGCGCCTCGTCGATTTCTTCGTCGGAGAGCGAGTGTGGATCGAGCCCTGGGTCCTCGACCGCCGGTGCGCCAAATGCGAGCACAGCGCCGCCGTCTTCGCTCACACAGCGGTGGCCACGCCCGATTTTTGGTGCGGCAACCCAGAAGGTTCCCTCGTCGGCCTCGACGAACTCCTCCTCGCCCGAGCGGCCCAGCTTCAGCGAGAACGTCCCCTCGAGGACGTAGAACAGTTCCTCCTGCTCGGAGTGAGCGTGGTAGCCGATCTCTTCACCCTCGTCGAAGTACCAAATTTTGACCGCGGTGTTCTGGCAGTCGAGTTCCTCGTCAATAGCGCGGATGTCGAGGTCCGGCGGCATCTCGTCGACCTCGGAGAGGTCGGTAATCGGTACGTCTTCGGTATCGGCGACGTTGTACTCCATGACGATTGGAACTACAATACAAGGAAACTATAATTTTCCGCTTAGTGTCAGACGATCATAGGCGGCGCGCTGCCGCCAGATAGACGCGCTCGACGATGAGCCAACTCCGCTGCGTGGTTGGTCACCGGCTGCGGCTACTCCGCCTTGCGCTCCTCCAGTTTGTAGCGCTGGATTTTGCCAGTCGCCGTCATCGGGAGTTCGTCGACGAACTCGATCTCGCGGGGATAGGCGTGTCTCGCGAGTCGGTCTTTGACGTGCGTCTGGAGGTCCGCGAGCGTCCCGTCCGGATCATCCGGGGTTTCGACCGGCACGACGAACGCCTTGACGATCTGTCCGCGTTGGTCGTCAGGCACGCCGATCGCGGCCGCTTCCGCGACGATCGAGTGCTCCATGAGGCTGCTTTCGACCTCGAACGGACCGATCCGGTATCCGGACGAGATGATGACGTCGTCGCTGCGTCCCTCGTACCAGAAGTACCCGTCCTCGTCCTCCCGGGCCAGATCGTCGGTGAGCAGCCAGTCATCGTGGAACGCGTCTTCTGTTTTCTCGAGCATCCCCCAGTACTCGTCCATGAGGACCCACTCTCTGGGCTTGGCCGCGACCTCTCCGATTTCGCCGGTCTCGACAGGCTCGTGGGTTTCGGGATCGAGCAACTCGACCTCGTAGCCGGGGCAGGGCCGCCCCATCGAACCGGGCTTGACCTCCATGTCGATCCCCGCGTAGTTGTTGACGATCATCCCTGCCTCGGTAAGGCCGTACGTGTCGTGGACCTGTAGCCCCAGCTGGTCTTCGAACCAGTTGTACACTTCGGGGTTCAGCGGCTCGCCTGCGCTGCTCAACACGCGCAGCTCCTCGAACTCCCGCCCCTCGAGGACCGCCTCGCCAGCCGCGATGATGCCGCGGTACGCGCTGGGAGCTGCACCCATGACCGTGACGTCGTGCTCGTCGAGGATTTCGACCCAGTGCTCCGCGTCGAACTGTCCCCCGTGGAGCAGCCGGGTCGCGCCGAACGCCATCGGCGCGAACCCGGTGGTGAACAGCCCATACGACCAGCTGGGGTCCGCCGCGCCCCAGACGAGGTCGTCCTCGGAGACGTCCAGCGCGTACTTCGTGTGCGGATATAGGATAGGCAGGACCTTGTGGGCCATGACGACGCCTTTCGGCGGCCCCGTCGTCCCCGAGGTGTACTGCATCGTCGCGGGGTCTTCCATTCCGGTGCGGACGACGTCGTACTCGGTCGACCGCCCCTCGACGAGTTCGTCGTAGGCGTGGTTGCTGGCCTCGGTCGGGCCGTCACCGACACTGATCGTCTCGAGGTCGTTGTCAACGTCGAGTGTGCCGACCGTGTCGTCGTGGTCAGTGTGGTAGACCAGCAGTTCGGGGTCACAGTCGTTGACCCGGAACTCCACGGCCTGTTTCTCGAACGCGGTGAACAGCGGAACGTGGATCGCGCCCGTCTTCCAGATGCCGAGGATCGTAATGATCGTCTCCGGAATCTTCGGCAACAGCGTCGTGACCCGGTCACCGCGTTCGATCCCGAGGTCGGTCAGCGCGTTCGCTACCCGGTTCGACGCGTCCCGCAGTTCGGCGAACGTGTACTCGGAGAGTTCCCCTTCTTTCGATACCCACGCGAAGCCGACGTTCCCTGATCCGGCGTGTCGGTCGCAGGCCTCGTGAGCCATGTTGAGCTCCGCAGGCGCGTCCCAGTCATACGACTCGAGCGCGTCGTCCCAGTCGTACGACTCGTACACCTTCTCGTACTCGCCACTTACTGGCATACTATCCGGAATATCTGCACAGTATGTCATAAAATTACCGGCAAGCGTCTGGGCCACCCGCCGGCGCGGGTGGCCTCCGTGGGTCGGGACCGAAGATCCCGCTTGCCTCAGGATTTATGATAATCGAACCCCAATCTCGGTGCATGGTAGAACGAGCCATGGTTATCGGGGCCGGTATGACGAAATTCGGCCCGCACGAGCAACCGTTACCGGAACTGTTCGCCGACGCCGCGCTGCCGGCGCTCGACGATGCCGGAATCGAACAAAATGAAATCGATGCCTTCTACCTCGGAAATACGCTGGGTGGGATGACGGAGAACGCGTCGCATCTCGCACCTGCGTTGGCGAGTCACATCGGCCTCCGCGGCGTCCCGTGTCAGCGGTTCGAGGACGCGTGTGCGACGTCCTCGAACGCGTTCAAACACGCCGTGCAAGCGGTCGAGAACGGCGTCCACGACGCGGTGCTGGTCGGGGGCGTCGAACGGTGCACGCCGACGACTGGGAAAGAGACCGCCGAGATGACGAAGATTTTCGCGAGCGCGGCCCACCGGCAGTACGAGCAACCGACCGGGGTCACCTTCCCCGGAATCTTCGCGCTTCTCACGAAGCGGTACATGCACGAACACGGGACGACGTCCGAACAGTTGGCCGAGGTCGCGGTCAAGAACCAATACCACGGCAGTCTGAATCCCCGCGCCCACTTCGGGGAGGACGCGACCGTCGACGACGTGCTCGAGAGCCCCATTATCGCGGACCCGTTCCACCTCATGGACTGCTGTCCGTTCTCGGACGGCGCGTCCGCGGTCGTCGTCACGTCGCCGGATATCGCGGAAAGCTACGACGGAACCGGCGTGAGCGTCACCGGTCTCGGACACGCGACGGACATCGTGCCGATCGCCGACAAAGAGGGGCTGACGGAGACGAGAGCCGCACGCGATGCGGCGACGGAGGCGTACGAGCAAGCCGATATCGAGGCCGCCGACGTCGACTTCGCCGAGGTCCACGACTGCTTTACCGGCGCGGAAGTGCTGGCGATCGAGGCGCTCGGCCTCGTCGGCGAGGGCGAAGGCGGAACCGCAGCGGAGACGGGACTCACAGCGCTCGGCGGCGAGATCCCGGTCAACCCGAGCGGCGGACTCAAGGCGAAGGGGCATCCGATCGGCGCGACGGGAACCGCGCAGATCGTCGAGTTGACGGAGCAACTCCGCGGCGAGGCCGGTCAACGACAGGTCGGGGACGCGAAGACCGGAATCGCACACAACCTCGGCGGCGATACCGCCACCACGTTCGTGACCGTCATGGAGGCCACAGCATGAGTGAACAGAACCTGACGATCGACGAGGCGACAGAAAACCGCTTGACGTACGGCGAATGGACGAAGGCGCTCCGCGACGGGACGCTCCTCGGGCAGCGATGCGAAGGCTGCGGTCACGTCACCGGCGCACCGAAAGCGGCCTGCGCCCGCTGCGGAAGCCGGACGCTCGAGACCACCGAACTCCCGACCGCGGGCGAAGTGTACACCGAGACCACGCTCGAGGTCGTTCCCGAGGACTTCGACGGCCCGTACCAGGTCGCACTCGTCACGCTCGGCGAAGCCCGAGTAATGGCCCATGTTCCGGAGGGTGTCGATATCGGGGAGACCGTCGAACTGACCGAGACGGTCGACGACGGTGGATCCGTCGCTCCGGTCTTCGAGCCGAACTGATCCACATCACTCACCGACCGCAACAGTTCGTCAAACGCGAGATGGCGAGCGGGTTTCGTCACTGTCCTGAACATATATACCGCAGCGTCTGTTGTTATGCTAGCGTATGCCAACCGACTATCGATTTTCGTACGATCCGGGGACCATCGTCTACGGTCGAAACTGCGTCGAGCGAATCAGCGACGAACTCAAGCGGATTGGGGTCGAGCGGGCGTTGATAGTCTGCGGATCGACGGTGGGTTCGGTCGACGAAGTCATCGGCCCCGTCGTCGATGGGACCGGCGATCGCCTCACGGACGTGTTCGACGAGACGACACCTGACAAACGATTGTCGACCGTTTTCGAAGGCGTCGAGCGAATGCGTGACGAGGAGGTCGATGCGCTCGTAAGTCTCGGTGGCGGAAGCAGTCTCGACATCGCAAAGGCGATGAGCGTCGTCGCGGCCAGCGACGCGTCTTCGGACGAGATCCGATCGACGTTCGAGCGCGAGCGGACGGTTCCGATTCCGGAGACGGAGCTCACGCCGATCGCTGCGATACCGACAACGCTCGCGGGGTCGGACCTCTCCGCGGTGGCCGGTGTTACCGCTCGTGAGGGCGGACTCACTCGGGGTGCGCTCATCGACGATCGGCTGATGCCGAACGCGCTGTTCTACGACCCGGCGCTCTTCGAGACGACGCCGCACGAGATCCTCTGTGCGTCGGCCATGAACGGGTTCGACAAGGCCGTCGAATCGCTGTACGTGCGCAACGCTACGCCGATAACGGACGGGACTGCGGTTCGGAGCCTGCGCCTTCTCGGCCGAGGCTTACCGCGGCTCGGCGACGGC
Proteins encoded:
- a CDS encoding enoyl-CoA hydratase/isomerase family protein, with the translated sequence MRDEFDTTIVQFDEETGIGHLTLNRPDALNALSDQLRKDIVGGLRRLEAENDADDGVVLRAVIIEGADGNFCAGADITEFSGDAAGARSDREHYEFISDFPVPVIAKIRGYCLGGGFETAMSCDFRFAHEDARFGLPEVDLGIIPGAGGAQFISRLNNPSVAMEIAMTGDHISAERASELELVNRVYGDDLDGATREFAETIASKPPLAVQAIKDSARAATEVGLAEGRKYDRRLVEPLFATEDFEKGARAFAEDDYEPEFEGR
- a CDS encoding cupin domain-containing protein, coding for MEYNVADTEDVPITDLSEVDEMPPDLDIRAIDEELDCQNTAVKIWYFDEGEEIGYHAHSEQEELFYVLEGTFSLKLGRSGEEEFVEADEGTFWVAAPKIGRGHRCVSEDGGAVLAFGAPAVEDPGLDPHSLSDEEIDEALEDD
- a CDS encoding acyl-CoA synthetase yields the protein MPVSGEYEKVYESYDWDDALESYDWDAPAELNMAHEACDRHAGSGNVGFAWVSKEGELSEYTFAELRDASNRVANALTDLGIERGDRVTTLLPKIPETIITILGIWKTGAIHVPLFTAFEKQAVEFRVNDCDPELLVYHTDHDDTVGTLDVDNDLETISVGDGPTEASNHAYDELVEGRSTEYDVVRTGMEDPATMQYTSGTTGPPKGVVMAHKVLPILYPHTKYALDVSEDDLVWGAADPSWSYGLFTTGFAPMAFGATRLLHGGQFDAEHWVEILDEHDVTVMGAAPSAYRGIIAAGEAVLEGREFEELRVLSSAGEPLNPEVYNWFEDQLGLQVHDTYGLTEAGMIVNNYAGIDMEVKPGSMGRPCPGYEVELLDPETHEPVETGEIGEVAAKPREWVLMDEYWGMLEKTEDAFHDDWLLTDDLAREDEDGYFWYEGRSDDVIISSGYRIGPFEVESSLMEHSIVAEAAAIGVPDDQRGQIVKAFVVPVETPDDPDGTLADLQTHVKDRLARHAYPREIEFVDELPMTATGKIQRYKLEERKAE
- a CDS encoding thiolase domain-containing protein, with the translated sequence MVERAMVIGAGMTKFGPHEQPLPELFADAALPALDDAGIEQNEIDAFYLGNTLGGMTENASHLAPALASHIGLRGVPCQRFEDACATSSNAFKHAVQAVENGVHDAVLVGGVERCTPTTGKETAEMTKIFASAAHRQYEQPTGVTFPGIFALLTKRYMHEHGTTSEQLAEVAVKNQYHGSLNPRAHFGEDATVDDVLESPIIADPFHLMDCCPFSDGASAVVVTSPDIAESYDGTGVSVTGLGHATDIVPIADKEGLTETRAARDAATEAYEQADIEAADVDFAEVHDCFTGAEVLAIEALGLVGEGEGGTAAETGLTALGGEIPVNPSGGLKAKGHPIGATGTAQIVELTEQLRGEAGQRQVGDAKTGIAHNLGGDTATTFVTVMEATA
- a CDS encoding Zn-ribbon domain-containing OB-fold protein, which encodes MSEQNLTIDEATENRLTYGEWTKALRDGTLLGQRCEGCGHVTGAPKAACARCGSRTLETTELPTAGEVYTETTLEVVPEDFDGPYQVALVTLGEARVMAHVPEGVDIGETVELTETVDDGGSVAPVFEPN
- a CDS encoding iron-containing alcohol dehydrogenase family protein — protein: MPTDYRFSYDPGTIVYGRNCVERISDELKRIGVERALIVCGSTVGSVDEVIGPVVDGTGDRLTDVFDETTPDKRLSTVFEGVERMRDEEVDALVSLGGGSSLDIAKAMSVVAASDASSDEIRSTFERERTVPIPETELTPIAAIPTTLAGSDLSAVAGVTAREGGLTRGALIDDRLMPNALFYDPALFETTPHEILCASAMNGFDKAVESLYVRNATPITDGTAVRSLRLLGRGLPRLGDGDRSEETLNDSIIGTVLAQYGALGAETLTPSVIHSFGHGIARGYAIQQGGAHGIIAPYALRHLFDTVDGRRNLLAEGLDVDEADTAEETASAVVEAVTAVRDALGLPSRLRSIDDLYESDLPDVAADVADDVMMENAPEGFEPTEDELEAVLRDAW